In Nostoc piscinale CENA21, the genomic stretch TAATAAAGTAGATGTTTCTAACCTGGCGGGGTTGAATCAGGGAGTGAGTGGTAGGTTAGCCGGAAGAGAGTTTAATGCTGATGGTCGTCGTGCTGTTAGTATAGTTGCGCCTGGGAGTAATATCCCTTTGCTGAATCCTGACGGCAAAATTAATAAAGCTACTGGTACAAGTTTTGCAGCACCGCATGTTACCGCAACTGTAGCGTTGTTACAAGAATTTGGCGATCGCCAACTCCGAACCAAAAAGTCTAACTGGAGTGTTGACAGTCGTCGTCATCAAGTGATGAAAGCAGTTTTACTCAACTCAGCCGATAAAGTCCAAGACAGTGGGAACGGCTTACGCTTAGGGATGACGCGGACACTCATCGATAAACAAAATCTCAATTGGTTAGAGTCTGATGCTTACAAAGACCCAAAAATTCCTTTAGATGCTCAAATGGGAACGGGTCATTTAAATGCTTTTCGGGCTTATCAACAGTTTAGTGCGGGTCAGTGGGAACCGACAAAAGCTGTTTCCGCAGTTGGTTGGGATTATCGCCAAGTCACGGCGGGAAATGTAGTTGATTATCAGTTAAGCAAATCTTTGAAGCAAGGAAGTTTTGTTTCTATTACACTGGCTTGGGATAGATTGGTTGAGTTGAGCGATCGCAATCAAAACCAGATGTTTGATATTGGCGAAAGCTTTAGCGATAAGGGGTTGAATAATCTTGACCTCTACTTAGTCAAAGCTGATGCGAAAAACTCTGAAACTGCTGCTGTTTGTTCTTCCATTAGCCCAATTGATAGTGTAGAACATATTTTCTGTCCCGTTCCGGCAAATGGTAATTACAAAATCCGTGTGCAGTTTCGCCAACAAGTCAACCTTCCCACTCAACCTTATGCTTTGGCTTGGTGGACGGCGAATTGAAAATAATAGGTTGTGTAGGGACGTTGTATGCAACGTCTCTACTTTTTATCACCTGCTATCAATAGACGTAAACGTTCGACATCTTTAACTGGTGGCGCACCAAACATCCGGGAATATTCACGGCTGAATTGTGATGGGCTTTCATAACCGACTTGATAAGCCGCATTCGCCGCGTCGGAGTTTTCGACAAGCATCAGACGACGTGCTTCCAAGAGTCTTAATTGCTTTTGATATTGCAGTGGACTCATGGAAGTAACTTTCTTGAAATGGTGATGGAAAGATGAAACCGACATACTCACCTGTTCTGCTAAATCTTCGATTCGCATTGGTTTGGTATATTCAGTTTTAATAAGTTTAATTACCTCAGCAATGCGCTGCATATTACTACCAGATGTAGCTATTTGGCGTACAGCTTCTCCTTGTTCACCTATTAATAGCCTGTAATAAATTTCTCGTATCATCATGGGTGCGAGGATGGGAATATCTTGGGGCGTATCTAAAAGCTTTGTGAGTCTGATGGCGCAATCAAGCAAAGATGACGAAGCATTACTAATGAATAAGCCTCTGACAGATTGTTCTTTTTTATCGATGTTTGGTCTGGTTTGGGTAATGATCTCACAGAGTTGAACCGGGTCTAAATTCAGCTTGAATCCTAAATAGGGTTTATCTGGTGTTGCTTCTACAACAAATCCATTAATAGGCAAATCAACGGAGACAACCAGATATTGACCTTCGCCATAAAAATAGCTTTCTTCACCCAGCAA encodes the following:
- a CDS encoding AraC family transcriptional regulator, giving the protein MLGEESYFYGEGQYLVVSVDLPINGFVVEATPDKPYLGFKLNLDPVQLCEIITQTRPNIDKKEQSVRGLFISNASSSLLDCAIRLTKLLDTPQDIPILAPMMIREIYYRLLIGEQGEAVRQIATSGSNMQRIAEVIKLIKTEYTKPMRIEDLAEQVSMSVSSFHHHFKKVTSMSPLQYQKQLRLLEARRLMLVENSDAANAAYQVGYESPSQFSREYSRMFGAPPVKDVERLRLLIAGDKK
- a CDS encoding S8 family serine peptidase, coding for MNKKLNWLIWGLSASCLSVPVMASGLQTSLGTNGIDALKLHQPPYNLIGRKIAIGQVEIGRPGMFGWDKAVSKNRTISLAAVFLRNGPAKSNTGVDPHAYNVAGVMVSTDKALPGVAPGARLYSSAVGSTKNMGQPEECISAQHIALQNGGDIRAINFSFGEPLNRDPRPDAVLDGNALLTMCVDWSSRVHDVLYAIAGNQGKGGIPIPTDNFNGVNVAFSSRRGGIFNKVDVSNLAGLNQGVSGRLAGREFNADGRRAVSIVAPGSNIPLLNPDGKINKATGTSFAAPHVTATVALLQEFGDRQLRTKKSNWSVDSRRHQVMKAVLLNSADKVQDSGNGLRLGMTRTLIDKQNLNWLESDAYKDPKIPLDAQMGTGHLNAFRAYQQFSAGQWEPTKAVSAVGWDYRQVTAGNVVDYQLSKSLKQGSFVSITLAWDRLVELSDRNQNQMFDIGESFSDKGLNNLDLYLVKADAKNSETAAVCSSISPIDSVEHIFCPVPANGNYKIRVQFRQQVNLPTQPYALAWWTAN